A single genomic interval of Bacteroidota bacterium harbors:
- a CDS encoding ribonuclease HII, with amino-acid sequence MLKLTYQNKWMEAGCDEAGRGCLAGPVVAAAVILPKHFSHPVLNDSKQLTEKERNLLEEIIKQESVAWAIGVCDHKEIDRINILKASFIAMHKAITQLTAKPELLLIDGNRFIPYTGIPHTCIIKGDATFMSIAAASVLAKTYRDKLMQKLHLDLPMYGWHTNKGYPTVFHRKAIAEFGVSKFHRKTFRLLPETAQLF; translated from the coding sequence ATGTTAAAGTTGACTTATCAAAATAAATGGATGGAAGCCGGTTGCGATGAAGCCGGCCGGGGTTGCCTTGCCGGGCCTGTTGTTGCTGCTGCTGTAATATTGCCAAAACACTTCTCACATCCTGTACTTAATGATTCAAAACAACTAACTGAGAAAGAACGCAATCTATTAGAAGAAATCATCAAACAAGAATCTGTGGCATGGGCAATTGGAGTTTGCGATCACAAAGAAATAGATCGCATCAATATTTTAAAAGCAAGTTTTATTGCAATGCATAAGGCAATAACACAACTAACAGCAAAACCGGAATTATTATTAATTGATGGTAATCGCTTTATTCCTTACACCGGAATTCCACATACTTGTATCATAAAAGGAGATGCAACTTTTATGTCTATTGCCGCCGCTTCTGTGCTTGCAAAAACATATCGTGATAAATTGATGCAAAAATTACATTTAGATTTACCGATGTATGGATGGCATACAAACAAAGGCTATCCAACAGTATTTCATCGCAAAGCAATTGCAGAATTTGGTGTATCAAAATTTCACCGTAAAACTTTTCGATTACTTCCTGAAACAGCCCAATTGTTTTAA
- a CDS encoding copper resistance protein NlpE N-terminal domain-containing protein, translating to MNRNYYFFIPVLFLIACTSKPKLPQELHLPAVYYGMIPCADCKEIDYELTLQENFIYEERRMYAGKSDSMYLEKGRWYIKNDSVIVIEQKMDESTQFLVDSNALIMLDKSGNRITGGTAEMYYLKLGSRKNLAQVKTDAAVDPYAAKRVAGIDFIATGNEPFWSLEINYESKMHFNVMDGSDIFLEIPPSIYEKNQIIYISEVEGKKFEAIVISETCTDNMSGEKKEFRVICNYDNTTYNGCGTYLNTKYALNGSWQLQMLLSNDLKIEPSKFPVIIFDVAQNKVMGNNGCNNYNGSVKITDTEIAIDKNLASTKMACEGTIENEYMQELSGGTFRYILNDNQLRLIADDVVTMDFVRLSIQ from the coding sequence ATGAATCGTAATTATTATTTTTTTATTCCCGTTTTATTTTTAATTGCATGCACATCAAAACCAAAGTTGCCACAGGAATTACATTTACCCGCTGTATATTATGGAATGATTCCGTGTGCGGATTGTAAGGAAATTGATTATGAATTAACACTACAGGAAAATTTTATTTATGAAGAGCGTCGCATGTATGCCGGTAAAAGTGATAGTATGTATCTTGAAAAAGGACGATGGTATATTAAAAATGATTCGGTAATTGTTATTGAACAAAAGATGGATGAAAGCACACAGTTTTTAGTGGATAGCAATGCGCTGATTATGCTGGATAAAAGTGGAAACAGGATTACAGGTGGCACTGCGGAAATGTATTATCTGAAACTCGGTTCACGCAAAAATTTAGCACAAGTAAAAACAGATGCCGCAGTAGATCCTTATGCAGCAAAACGTGTTGCGGGTATAGATTTTATTGCAACAGGTAATGAGCCATTCTGGAGTCTGGAAATAAATTATGAAAGTAAAATGCATTTTAATGTGATGGATGGTTCGGATATTTTTTTAGAAATACCTCCATCAATTTATGAGAAGAATCAAATTATATATATTTCAGAAGTGGAAGGAAAAAAGTTTGAAGCAATTGTAATTTCAGAAACATGCACAGATAACATGTCGGGCGAAAAAAAAGAATTTCGTGTAATTTGTAATTATGATAATACAACCTATAATGGATGCGGAACTTATCTTAATACTAAATATGCGTTGAACGGTTCCTGGCAATTGCAAATGTTATTGAGTAATGATTTAAAAATCGAACCTTCGAAATTCCCTGTAATAATATTTGATGTAGCACAAAATAAAGTGATGGGAAATAACGGTTGTAATAACTATAATGGCTCTGTAAAAATCACAGATACAGAAATTGCTATTGATAAAAATTTAGCCTCAACAAAAATGGCTTGTGAGGGAACAATAGAAAACGAATACATGCAAGAATTAAGTGGTGGAACATTTCGATATATACTTAATGATAATCAGCTCCGCTTAATTGCCGATGATGTGGTAACTATGGATTTTGTTCGCCTTTCCATTCAATAA
- a CDS encoding RidA family protein codes for MMRQNFSSGIVWEKNISYSRAVRIGNVIKVAGTTAVDQSGNVVGKDDVYAQCMYIYSKIKKILEEAGCGMDMVVSTRVYLVNINEWEAAGRAHHEIFAGINPVSTMIGINALIHPDLLVEIEVEAMVHY; via the coding sequence ATCATGCGACAAAATTTTTCATCCGGAATTGTTTGGGAAAAAAACATATCCTACTCACGAGCTGTACGTATTGGAAATGTAATTAAAGTTGCCGGCACCACTGCAGTGGATCAGTCGGGAAATGTAGTAGGGAAAGATGATGTGTATGCGCAATGCATGTACATCTATTCTAAAATAAAAAAAATATTGGAAGAGGCAGGGTGTGGGATGGATATGGTGGTGAGTACAAGAGTGTATTTAGTAAATATAAATGAATGGGAAGCGGCTGGCAGAGCACATCATGAAATATTTGCCGGAATAAATCCTGTTTCTACAATGATTGGAATTAATGCTTTAATTCACCCGGATTTATTAGTAGAAATTGAAGTAGAGGCAATGGTACATTATTGA
- a CDS encoding putative metal-binding motif-containing protein gives MKQNTFLLFILILCTFNFVSAQEPEIIWQHTYGGNSDDRAQDILATDDGGYLTIGYTNSIDGDITFNHGLNEMLVVKMDSAGNAEWIKTYGGSDRDYGYAVSVGIDGGYLLGGETGSNDGDISFNHGQDDLWLIKIDEFGDIEWEKTYGGSFEELAKDIEITSDGNYIIVGGTNSSDGDVAENKGSSDYWIIKLNPFGEIIWEKTYGSSELEGAYDVQEVSDGGFIVAGYTVGNDGDVTENKGDRDYWIIKLDSEGELEWQKTYGGSNTDEAYSIVEKPFGGYLCVGTTFSSNGDVSGFHGFQDVWVISLDSIGQLVWQKAYGGNDGEAGYSIINIENQYVIAGISGDVNGDVTTNNGFTDYWIIKIDEEGEILWQKSIGGSSSETAYAICNTYDNHLIITGYSGSSDYDVTAEYGIFNFWVVKLGICEDVFYADSDGDGFGDVMHDTLACVLPAGFVADSSDCNDADNTIYPTAIDLCNGIDDNCNGIIDEDAIFIAYYIDADGDGFGNPETEELFCSFPFGYVTDNTDCDDTNENIYPGATEILNGIDDNCDGVIDEGLSVSTLAQNAIKLFPNPANTEIHIEHSLHIISIITRNNLGEEVAIEFINDVADISAIPPGVYFSEIRAEEGIVVVSWVKE, from the coding sequence ATGAAACAAAATACTTTTCTTCTTTTTATTTTAATTCTTTGCACTTTCAATTTTGTATCTGCACAAGAGCCAGAAATAATATGGCAGCATACTTATGGAGGAAATAGTGATGACAGGGCACAAGATATTTTAGCTACGGATGATGGAGGTTATTTGACAATTGGATACACCAATTCAATTGATGGTGATATCACTTTTAATCATGGTTTAAATGAAATGCTTGTTGTAAAAATGGATAGTGCAGGAAATGCAGAATGGATTAAAACTTATGGAGGTTCTGATAGGGATTATGGATATGCAGTAAGTGTGGGAATTGATGGTGGATATTTATTAGGTGGTGAAACCGGATCAAACGATGGTGATATTTCTTTTAATCATGGTCAAGATGATCTTTGGTTAATTAAAATAGATGAGTTTGGGGATATTGAATGGGAAAAAACGTATGGTGGAAGTTTTGAGGAACTCGCAAAGGATATTGAAATTACTTCAGATGGTAATTACATCATAGTGGGGGGAACAAACTCTTCTGATGGAGATGTTGCTGAAAATAAAGGCAGTAGTGACTATTGGATTATTAAGCTTAATCCCTTCGGCGAAATAATCTGGGAAAAAACTTATGGATCCAGTGAATTAGAAGGTGCTTATGATGTGCAAGAGGTTTCAGATGGTGGTTTTATAGTCGCAGGATATACAGTAGGCAACGATGGAGATGTAACAGAAAATAAAGGTGATAGGGATTATTGGATAATTAAATTAGATAGTGAGGGTGAATTAGAATGGCAAAAAACGTATGGTGGTTCTAACACAGACGAGGCCTATTCCATAGTCGAAAAACCGTTTGGTGGTTATTTGTGTGTTGGTACAACATTTTCTTCGAATGGTGATGTAAGTGGATTCCATGGTTTTCAAGATGTATGGGTAATTTCATTAGATAGCATAGGTCAATTGGTATGGCAGAAAGCATATGGTGGCAATGATGGAGAAGCTGGTTATTCAATAATTAACATAGAAAATCAATATGTTATTGCTGGAATTTCAGGAGATGTAAATGGTGATGTAACAACTAATAATGGCTTTACAGATTATTGGATTATTAAAATAGATGAAGAAGGAGAAATACTTTGGCAGAAATCAATTGGTGGGTCTAGTTCAGAAACAGCTTATGCAATATGCAATACTTATGATAATCATCTCATCATTACAGGTTATTCCGGTTCATCAGATTATGATGTAACTGCCGAATATGGGATATTTAATTTTTGGGTTGTAAAACTCGGCATTTGCGAAGATGTATTTTATGCAGATTCGGATGGTGATGGTTTTGGTGATGTAATGCACGATACACTTGCTTGTGTTTTACCTGCGGGGTTTGTTGCAGATTCTTCGGATTGTAATGATGCGGATAATACTATCTATCCAACTGCAATAGATTTATGCAATGGAATAGATGATAACTGCAATGGTATTATTGATGAAGATGCAATTTTTATTGCTTACTACATAGATGCAGATGGTGATGGTTTTGGTAATCCAGAAACTGAAGAACTATTTTGTTCTTTTCCTTTTGGTTATGTTACCGACAATACGGATTGCGATGATACCAACGAAAATATTTATCCCGGTGCAACAGAAATATTAAATGGTATAGATGATAATTGCGATGGCGTTATTGATGAAGGATTAAGTGTAAGCACACTTGCGCAAAATGCAATTAAATTATTTCCTAATCCCGCAAATACAGAAATACATATTGAACATTCACTTCACATTATTTCTATCATCACCCGAAATAATTTAGGTGAAGAAGTTGCAATAGAATTCATAAATGATGTTGCAGATATTTCTGCAATTCCACCCGGAGTTTATTTTTCAGAAATAAGAGCGGAAGAAGGAATTGTAGTTGTGAGTTGGGTGAAGGAATGA
- a CDS encoding UDP-3-O-(3-hydroxymyristoyl)glucosamine N-acyltransferase has product MKLKETISLAEAADWLGATFSGDGNSVITGINEIHKVIAGDLTFVDFHKYYDKALNSAATFIIINKQVDCPEGKGVIFSDDPFRDYVKLVKRFAPFRPSLKNISDEAVIGENAIFFPGVYIGNDVVIGNNCVLHPNVVIYDRAIIGDNVIIHANTVIGADAFYYKKRNTENPFYDKLESCGQVIIENNVEIGASCTIDKGVSGDTIIGEGSKLDNHIHVGHGVVIGKRCLMAAQVGIGGKTIIGDDVIVWGQVGISKDLSIGNAAIILAQSGVDKSLEGGKTYWGAPVDDARKKWRELAAIRILPEIINKLDK; this is encoded by the coding sequence ATGAAACTAAAAGAAACAATTTCGCTGGCCGAAGCTGCTGATTGGCTGGGAGCCACTTTTTCTGGTGATGGCAATTCTGTTATCACGGGTATAAATGAAATTCATAAAGTAATTGCAGGTGATCTCACCTTTGTTGATTTTCATAAATATTATGATAAAGCATTAAACAGTGCTGCCACATTTATAATCATAAATAAACAAGTGGATTGTCCGGAAGGAAAAGGTGTAATTTTTTCTGATGATCCATTTCGAGATTATGTAAAATTGGTGAAGCGTTTTGCTCCCTTTCGTCCTTCATTAAAAAACATAAGTGATGAAGCAGTGATTGGTGAAAATGCGATTTTTTTTCCGGGTGTTTATATCGGCAATGATGTAGTGATTGGAAATAATTGTGTGCTGCATCCCAACGTAGTAATTTATGATCGGGCAATCATTGGCGACAATGTAATTATTCATGCGAATACTGTGATTGGTGCTGATGCATTTTATTATAAAAAACGCAATACTGAAAATCCGTTTTATGATAAATTAGAAAGTTGCGGACAAGTAATTATTGAAAATAATGTGGAGATAGGCGCATCATGCACAATTGATAAAGGTGTGAGTGGCGATACGATAATTGGTGAAGGAAGTAAATTGGATAATCATATTCATGTAGGTCATGGCGTGGTGATAGGCAAGCGTTGTCTTATGGCGGCACAGGTTGGGATTGGCGGCAAAACAATTATTGGTGATGATGTAATTGTATGGGGACAGGTGGGTATTTCAAAAGATTTAAGCATTGGTAATGCAGCAATTATTCTTGCACAAAGCGGCGTAGATAAATCATTGGAAGGCGGCAAAACTTATTGGGGTGCGCCGGTGGATGATGCACGAAAAAAATGGAGAGAGTTAGCGGCTATTCGCATACTGCCAGAGATAATTAATAAGTTAGATAAATAA
- a CDS encoding DUF1211 domain-containing protein yields MTKSRLEAFSDGVLAIIITIMVLELKIPHGADFKDLLQIWPVFLSYIVSFILIAIYWNNHHHLLHTIREVRSSIMWANMHLLFWLSLIPFATGWMGENHFQPLTIAVYAFIGNMCGVAYYILLITLRNCNKENMALMMVLNKQSRKGLASLFLYTAAMIFAFIYTPIAGGIIILIALMWLIPDRNIEGALKE; encoded by the coding sequence ATGACCAAATCAAGACTCGAAGCTTTTAGTGATGGCGTACTCGCAATCATAATTACTATCATGGTATTAGAATTAAAAATTCCGCATGGTGCAGACTTTAAAGATTTACTACAAATATGGCCGGTGTTTTTAAGCTATATAGTGAGTTTTATTCTAATTGCTATTTACTGGAATAATCATCATCATTTACTCCATACCATTCGTGAAGTGCGCAGTAGTATTATGTGGGCGAATATGCATTTATTATTCTGGCTTTCATTAATTCCATTTGCAACCGGATGGATGGGTGAAAATCATTTTCAACCGCTAACTATAGCAGTGTATGCATTTATTGGAAACATGTGTGGTGTTGCATATTATATTTTGCTTATTACTTTGCGAAATTGCAATAAAGAAAATATGGCTTTGATGATGGTGCTGAACAAACAATCCAGAAAAGGATTAGCCTCATTATTTCTTTATACGGCTGCGATGATTTTTGCATTTATATACACCCCAATTGCAGGTGGAATAATTATTTTAATTGCACTCATGTGGCTGATACCCGACAGAAATATTGAGGGTGCATTAAAAGAATAA
- a CDS encoding potassium channel family protein, which yields MYKKIKKEVHILLHPTEGDTKGDKILNAFIITLILLNLAAVMLETEASIYQPHKYFFHAFDVFSVIIFSIEYVLRVWSCTYEAKYKHWFWGRIKYMLTWEAMIDLLAILPFFLHSIFRFDLRVLRILRLLRLLRIFRLTGYMRSSRMISNVFKNHRHELLLSFTLALSLIIISSCIIFFAEHDAQPEKFKSIPDTLWWSVTTLTTIGYGDMIPITIMGKLLTGIIALTGVALFALPAGIITAGFLQEFRKTRRTKIHVCPHCGKDLDVEEDNLH from the coding sequence ATGTATAAAAAAATAAAAAAGGAAGTGCATATTCTTTTGCACCCAACTGAAGGCGATACGAAAGGGGATAAAATTTTAAATGCATTTATCATCACCTTAATACTGCTGAACCTCGCTGCGGTGATGTTGGAAACAGAAGCTTCTATTTATCAACCGCATAAATATTTCTTCCATGCATTTGATGTGTTCTCGGTAATCATTTTCAGTATTGAATATGTGTTGCGTGTGTGGAGTTGTACTTACGAAGCAAAATATAAACATTGGTTTTGGGGTCGTATAAAATATATGTTGACTTGGGAGGCAATGATTGATTTGCTTGCTATTTTACCTTTCTTCTTGCATTCCATATTCAGGTTTGATTTGCGGGTGTTGCGAATTCTAAGATTATTGAGATTATTAAGAATATTCCGACTTACGGGTTATATGCGTTCATCACGTATGATTAGCAATGTTTTTAAAAATCACAGGCATGAGTTGTTGTTAAGCTTCACACTTGCACTTAGCTTGATAATTATTTCATCATGTATTATCTTTTTTGCGGAACATGATGCACAACCCGAAAAATTTAAAAGCATTCCCGATACATTGTGGTGGAGTGTAACTACGCTTACCACTATTGGTTATGGTGATATGATTCCGATTACAATAATGGGAAAATTATTAACGGGAATTATTGCACTCACGGGTGTGGCTCTCTTCGCATTACCGGCAGGTATAATTACCGCAGGATTTTTACAGGAGTTCCGCAAAACCCGACGCACCAAAATACATGTGTGTCCGCATTGCGGGAAAGATTTGGATGTGGAGGAAGATAATCTGCATTGA
- a CDS encoding helix-turn-helix domain-containing protein: MSYGKKFKEVRRAHLLSQEEFAKKLGISRSIVSQVEIDKIKPTIDALKKMASTFNISLDYLMQDEEEPGSEVDFRDSIINERQWQYNTSHFNRSEKIRFEEGEAIDRRNNFFDKSMAFRRESKQQNYDEQFPVIPFVPLKKMQEYVTKGFENFLEYGFQKIQIPIHQTGILMAFELQSETSSEPLIAVCQKIHFKEIVIATNVVLVLKDTIVFGQVYSVSENIIVLNDKEYNMIDVQEIWLYKMQIQSGNNLQQVHARLNNIESLLQGISKEKSNKEKK, encoded by the coding sequence ATGAGCTATGGGAAAAAGTTTAAGGAAGTGCGCCGGGCGCATTTATTAAGCCAGGAGGAATTTGCAAAAAAGCTGGGTATCAGCCGCTCCATTGTAAGTCAGGTGGAAATTGATAAGATTAAACCGACAATAGATGCGTTGAAAAAAATGGCCTCTACTTTTAATATCAGTTTGGATTATCTGATGCAAGATGAAGAAGAGCCGGGTAGTGAAGTGGATTTCAGAGACTCGATAATAAATGAAAGACAATGGCAATACAATACCTCACATTTTAATCGTAGTGAAAAGATAAGATTTGAAGAAGGTGAAGCGATTGATAGAAGGAATAATTTCTTTGATAAATCTATGGCCTTCCGGAGGGAAAGTAAACAACAAAATTATGATGAACAGTTTCCTGTAATTCCGTTTGTGCCTTTAAAAAAAATGCAGGAATATGTAACTAAAGGATTTGAAAATTTTTTAGAATATGGATTTCAAAAAATTCAAATTCCCATTCATCAAACTGGAATTTTAATGGCTTTTGAATTGCAAAGCGAAACCTCGTCAGAACCCTTAATTGCTGTTTGTCAAAAAATTCATTTTAAAGAGATTGTAATTGCAACGAATGTAGTTTTGGTTTTAAAGGATACTATTGTTTTTGGACAAGTATATTCTGTTTCTGAAAACATTATTGTTTTAAATGACAAAGAATATAATATGATTGATGTGCAGGAAATATGGTTATATAAAATGCAAATTCAGTCGGGCAATAATCTGCAACAAGTACATGCGAGATTAAATAATATCGAATCTTTATTACAAGGAATTTCAAAGGAGAAATCCAATAAGGAAAAGAAATAG
- a CDS encoding VWA domain-containing protein produces the protein MTDTTAKTTIHHLFILDESGSMSSVRQQTIDAFNELMSHNTNLISENPDQEHRLSFITFNGCGVKTVCFNELLNEKRLLDYSKYNPDDNTPLWDAMGSSILRLKQEIWGKPLQHVLVTIFTDGMENASKEFSNKEIKLLVEDLKTKGWAFTYLGTEHDVHKAADSINFNKGARVSFNKECMEDAVFMMHSSRKEHASRVRQKIELNEGLMEVAEKALNEKKKNA, from the coding sequence ATGACAGACACTACAGCAAAAACTACCATCCACCACTTATTCATCTTAGATGAAAGTGGATCTATGAGTTCCGTTCGCCAACAAACTATTGATGCCTTTAATGAATTAATGAGTCACAACACCAATTTGATTTCCGAAAATCCAGATCAGGAACATCGCCTCAGCTTTATCACCTTCAATGGGTGTGGTGTGAAAACAGTGTGCTTTAATGAGCTGCTCAACGAAAAGCGATTATTGGATTATAGCAAATACAATCCGGATGATAATACGCCTTTGTGGGATGCGATGGGCTCTTCTATTTTAAGATTGAAACAAGAGATTTGGGGTAAGCCTTTACAACATGTGTTAGTTACCATTTTCACCGACGGAATGGAAAATGCATCTAAGGAATTTTCAAACAAAGAAATAAAATTGTTGGTGGAAGATTTGAAAACCAAAGGTTGGGCATTCACTTATCTGGGAACAGAACATGATGTACACAAAGCAGCCGATTCTATAAATTTCAATAAAGGTGCACGAGTGAGTTTTAATAAAGAGTGTATGGAAGATGCAGTATTTATGATGCATAGTTCAAGAAAAGAACATGCGTCGAGAGTGCGACAAAAAATAGAATTAAATGAAGGTCTGATGGAAGTGGCTGAAAAAGCATTGAATGAAAAAAAGAAAAACGCATAA
- a CDS encoding dipeptidase: MNKISYLLLLLIIFTGNFAFSQSYKKIHNKAIVVDSHNDVPSFVIELNLAFDSDLYGKTYSDIFRLKKGGVDVQIFSIFCDGDQTNPYQWANREIDSVYAWVDRNPDKMMLVTNPAELQQAVKEKKIAAMLGVEGGHMIEDDISKIDSLYNRGVRYMTLTWNNSTNWATSAAEETLLNDSFTNKGLTDKGIEIVKKMNALGMLVDVSHVGEQTFRDVIQNTTKPIIASHSCVYSLCPHPRNLKDNQIQQIAKNGGVIQLNFYSIFLDSTYSAKADIFLANHQQELDSMVAKNMYAFTAEYYLGKKYHEEFDSIRPPLSLLMDHLDYIVNLVGVDYVGLGSDFDGINTTPLGLDGAEDFPLITKELVARGYSVTDINKILGGNFIRVFEANQ; the protein is encoded by the coding sequence ATGAATAAAATTTCTTACCTATTATTATTGCTGATAATATTTACCGGCAATTTCGCTTTTAGTCAGAGCTATAAAAAAATACATAACAAAGCTATTGTGGTGGATTCACATAATGATGTACCCAGTTTTGTTATCGAATTAAATTTAGCATTTGATAGTGATCTCTATGGTAAAACATACAGCGATATTTTCAGATTGAAAAAAGGTGGAGTAGATGTACAAATCTTTTCTATTTTTTGTGATGGGGATCAAACAAATCCCTATCAATGGGCGAATAGAGAAATAGATTCTGTGTATGCATGGGTAGATAGAAATCCGGATAAAATGATGTTGGTTACAAACCCTGCTGAATTACAACAAGCAGTAAAAGAAAAAAAGATTGCTGCTATGTTGGGTGTGGAAGGCGGTCATATGATTGAAGATGATATTTCAAAAATTGATAGCTTATATAATCGAGGTGTGAGGTATATGACGCTTACCTGGAATAACTCTACAAATTGGGCAACTTCTGCTGCTGAAGAAACATTGTTAAATGATTCTTTTACAAATAAAGGACTAACCGATAAAGGCATAGAAATCGTAAAAAAAATGAATGCATTGGGAATGCTGGTGGATGTGAGTCATGTGGGTGAACAAACGTTTCGGGATGTAATTCAAAATACTACAAAACCGATTATTGCTTCTCATAGTTGTGTTTATTCATTATGTCCGCACCCTCGTAATCTGAAAGACAATCAGATACAACAAATTGCAAAAAATGGTGGTGTGATACAGTTAAATTTTTATTCCATATTTCTTGATAGCACTTACAGTGCAAAGGCTGATATTTTTCTCGCCAATCATCAACAGGAATTAGATAGTATGGTTGCAAAAAATATGTATGCATTTACTGCTGAATATTATCTTGGAAAAAAATATCACGAAGAATTTGATTCTATTCGTCCACCACTATCATTATTAATGGATCATCTGGATTATATTGTAAATCTGGTAGGTGTAGATTATGTTGGTTTAGGTTCTGATTTTGATGGTATCAATACCACTCCTTTAGGTTTGGATGGCGCTGAAGATTTTCCGCTGATTACAAAAGAATTAGTTGCAAGAGGATATTCTGTTACAGATATAAATAAAATATTAGGTGGAAATTTTATTCGTGTATTTGAAGCAAATCAATAA
- a CDS encoding metallophosphoesterase family protein has protein sequence MHIAFITDLHIGAENEKPFNIDVRSHFEQVLQEVKSHQPDLIILGGDLCLEHADKEVYEYIKSQLDAVGISYNIISGNHDNATDIAEVFHLSLWNNQLVKRTRLGGVELFFLDSTTAEISQEQLEWLQKELEECKSPVFVFVHHPPLKADIPYMDAEWPLENGAALEQVLLDFGKQVFVFAGHYHIEKTTIRKNITQFITPSCFMQIDQYAKEFKADHNVPAWRMITWENKTLQTTVHYEMK, from the coding sequence ATGCATATAGCTTTTATAACCGATTTACATATTGGTGCAGAAAATGAGAAGCCTTTTAATATTGATGTTCGCAGCCATTTTGAACAAGTATTACAGGAAGTAAAAAGTCATCAACCCGACCTGATTATTTTAGGTGGAGATTTGTGTTTAGAACATGCAGATAAAGAAGTTTATGAATACATAAAATCTCAGTTGGATGCAGTGGGTATTAGTTACAATATTATCTCCGGCAACCATGATAATGCAACTGATATTGCAGAAGTATTTCACCTATCACTTTGGAATAATCAATTGGTAAAAAGAACAAGGTTGGGAGGTGTTGAATTATTTTTTCTGGATTCAACTACTGCAGAAATTTCGCAAGAGCAATTGGAATGGTTACAAAAAGAATTGGAAGAATGTAAGTCACCGGTTTTTGTGTTTGTACATCATCCACCATTAAAAGCAGACATCCCTTATATGGATGCTGAATGGCCGTTGGAAAATGGAGCAGCACTTGAACAAGTGTTATTAGATTTTGGTAAACAGGTATTTGTTTTTGCAGGTCATTATCACATTGAGAAAACAACAATAAGAAAAAATATTACGCAGTTTATTACACCATCATGCTTTATGCAAATAGATCAATATGCAAAAGAATTTAAAGCAGATCATAATGTGCCTGCTTGGCGAATGATTACTTGGGAAAATAAAACACTGCAAACGACAGTGCATTATGAAATGAAATGA